TGGTCAACCATGTGCGCGGCTGAGCCGGGCGCCCGATTGTTTTCCTGAAACGGTGAATGCCATGCCAATGACGATCGGTGTGCCACGTGAGGTCCACCCGGGCGAGCGGCGCGTTGCCGCGACCCCGGATTCGGTCAAGGAACTGCTCAAGCTCGGCTACCAGGTGGTGGTGGAGACCGGCGCGGGCCAGGAGGCGTCGTTCTCGGATGACGACTACCGCGCCGCCGGCGCCGCCATTGTCGACGCGGCCAGCCTGTGGGCCTCGGTCGACGTGGTGGCGAAGGTGCGCCCGCCGCAGGTCCACCCCAGCCTGGGGGTGGAAGAGGCGGCGCTGCTGAAGAAGCACGCCACGCTGATCGGCTTCATCTGGCCGGCGCAGCAGATGGCTATGCTGGAGCGCCTGGCGCAGCGCGGCGCCACGGTGCTGGCGATGGACTGCGTGCCGCGCATCTCGCGCGCGCAGAAGCTGGATGCGCTCAGCTCGATGGCCAATATGGCCGGCTATCGCGCGGTGATCGAGGCCGCGCACGCCTTCGGCCGGCCCTTCGCCGGGCAGATCACCGCCGCCGGCAAGATCCCGCCGGCGCGCGTGCTGGTGATCGGCGCGGGCGTGGCGGGGCTGGCGGCGATCGGCGCGGCGCGCAGCCTGGGCGCGGTGGTGCGCGCCTTCGATACGCGGCCGGTGGTGCGCCAGCAGATCGAGAGCCTGGGCGCGGAATTCCTCACCGTCGAGATCGAAGAGGACGGCAGCGGCAGCGGCGGCTACGCCAAGGAGATGAGCCCGGCCTTTATCGAAGCGGAGATGCGGCTCTTCGCCGAGCAGGCGCGCGAGGTCGACATCATCATCACCACCGCGCTGATCCCGGGCAAGCCGGCGCCCAAGCTGCTCGAGGCCGCCACCGTCGGGCTGATGCGCGCCGGCAGCGTGGTGGTGGACCTGGCCGCCGAGCAGGGCGGCAACTGCGTGCTGACCGTGCC
The sequence above is a segment of the Cupriavidus sp. MP-37 genome. Coding sequences within it:
- a CDS encoding Re/Si-specific NAD(P)(+) transhydrogenase subunit alpha, with product MPMTIGVPREVHPGERRVAATPDSVKELLKLGYQVVVETGAGQEASFSDDDYRAAGAAIVDAASLWASVDVVAKVRPPQVHPSLGVEEAALLKKHATLIGFIWPAQQMAMLERLAQRGATVLAMDCVPRISRAQKLDALSSMANMAGYRAVIEAAHAFGRPFAGQITAAGKIPPARVLVIGAGVAGLAAIGAARSLGAVVRAFDTRPVVRQQIESLGAEFLTVEIEEDGSGSGGYAKEMSPAFIEAEMRLFAEQAREVDIIITTALIPGKPAPKLLEAATVGLMRAGSVVVDLAAEQGGNCVLTVPGESVRRDGVTIIGYTDLPSRMAAQASQLYGTNIRHLLTELTPGKDGQLVVDMDDEMIRGATVLHQGAVTWPPPPLTVAVPQQQAPAEVPVAAEAAPPRSRTGTALIALALAAAALLGLGAVAPPAFMAHFTVFVLAIFVGYQVVWNVTAALHTPLMSVTNAISGIIVVGALVQLGNPSLLTALIAGCAVLVATINIAGGFLVTQRMLKMFQRD